Genomic DNA from Filimonas effusa:
TGCGGACTGGTGTGCTTTGTGGCAGGAACTGTTTTACGAGTGTTGTTTCTTTTGTTTGCCAGTTACAGTGCAACAATTCTTCGCGGCTGATGATCTTTTCGGGACTATCGATAAAATAAGTTGGTAAACGCTGCTCACACAGTTCAACGAGGTGTGAGGTGTTGGAGGAGTTGTAACCGCCTACTACAATAGCCAGGTCGGCAGGGGTTTCGAGCATGCCTGCAACAGCGGACTGGTTGTCGTTGGTGGCATAACACAAAGTGTCGCGTGTATCGGCAAAGCGTTCTCCTATGGTTGTATCATCTAACTGGTAGTGTGACCTGATCTCCTGTTTCAGGAAGTCGGCTATTGCCTGGGTATCGGTTGCCAGTTGTGTGGTTTGGTTGACAACACCGATGCGCCGGAGGTCTTTTTCTGCCTGGAATCCTTTGCTGTAGCGGCCTTTGAACTGTTCATAGAAATCAGCCGGGGCTTTTTCGCCGGTGATATATTTTGCGAGTTCCTTTGCTTCCGCCATATCGTTGATGATGATGGTGGGCGTGTGTGATGATGCGTGAGAAAAGGTAGCCCTTGTTTCTTCGTGTTTGGGTTTTCCGTGTACTACAATGCTATATCCTTTTTGAGCTATCTGCTCACTACGGTTCCAGACCTTTTCTACAAACGGGCAGGTGGTATTGTATTTATGAGTTGGGATGCCTTTACTTTCGAGTAAGGCTTCGATTTCAAGCGTAGTGCCGAAGGCGGGGATGATGACCACGTCGTTTGGAGTAATGTCGTCGAACGGTATCAACTGACGGCCATAGGTATCCTGTAAAAACTGAACGCCTCTTTCCTGGAGATCGGCATTCACCTGGGGGTTATGGATCATTTCGGAGAGGAGGAAAATGCGTTTACCGGGGTTGGCGTCTATGGTGTTAAAAGCAATTTCAATCGCGTTCTCTACGCCATAGCAGAAGCCGAAGTGGCGGGCGAGATAGATCTGAACCGGGCCGAAATCGAGCAACGTAGGGGTAAAGTCCTTTTTCAACTTATCCTGTTGTTTACGATGCTGTTTGATGGCGCTGATGAGACCGCTGCGATAGATATTTGGAACGTTGAATTGCTTCATAAGCGCAAATGTACAATAGTAGTGGCGATTTTAGACTTGGCCAGGTAAACCTGTTCGTTTGCGCTTTGCTGTTATTCCGGGGGCTGGCAATGGCCCGGAAACAGCGGGGGGACTGCTTCCGGTGTTGCCTGCGGTGGGGTTTTATTAGTAAGCTGCTGTGAATCTTTTTTTCAGGAATTGTTTGTTTTCGACTTCGTCGATGACTGCTACGGCGAGGTCTTCGCCTGATAATATGCTTTTGCCATGAGCATCGAAAACGGGTTCGTCGGTGCCGAGGCGGTATTTACCGGTGCGGCCGGTGGTGATGCCCTGGTGCATTTCGATAGCGGGGCTGAAGAAAGTCCAATCCAGTTCCTGGTTGTTTTTGAGGATATTCAGGTAGTCTCTTGCAGCGGTAGCGCCGGGTTTGAAGGCTTCGGGGAAATGGGGGCCATCGACCAGCTGTGCGCCGTTGATATATAAGCTGCCTGCTCCGCCGATGACGATAAGACGTTTAACACCGGATTTAACAGTAGCTGCTTCAATATCTTTACAACCCGCCAGGAAATCGGCGTAGAGATTTGGGTTGGTCCATCCGGCGTTGTAGGCGCTTAATACGAGGTCGTGGCCTTTGAGCAGGCCGGCTAAATCATCGACGTTGTTCACATCGCCTTTAACGATATTCAGATGCTGATCTGTTACCGTTAATTTGGACGGGTCGCGCACGATGGCAGTTACTTCATGTCCTCTTTGTAACGCTTCTTTAAGCAGGTTGGCACCTACAAATCCTGTGGCGCCGATTAGTGCAATCTTCATTTGATACTATTTAGTGATTAATTGTAAGGTGATTTGTTACAGTTTAAGTTAAAAAAAATCAGGAGAACTTTCCTGAGAAGGCTGCCAGGCTGGTTTGGTTTAATTCATTCACCAGTGCAGCTTCTGCAGCTGCAAAGAGAGATCCGATGTGCTGATTAATCTGCCGTCCAACGGGGCAATAAGGGTTAGGTTCATTTTTATTGGAGCCCAACAGCGCTGCAGGTTTAACTGCCATATAAATTTCTGATAACAGGATATCGCGAGCTGGGCGGGCCAAAGTACTGCCGCCATTTTTTCCTTCTTTACTGTCTATAAAACCATATTTTTTAAGGTTACTGATCTCTTTGCGAACGATGGCGGGGTTGATATTGATGCTGCCTGCGATATAATCGGATGACAGTAACTCGTTGCCAGCCCGCTCGAGCAGTGTAAGGATGTGGATGGAAACCTGGAAGCGGGCATTGTTCATTCTGTAATATTTTCTGTTACAGTACAAAGCTAAGGAGCTTCCTCCAGCTGGAAAAGTTAAAAATCCCTTCCTCCTTTAAAACCCTATTTTTGCGCCATGCATTATGTTTCAGCTGAAGGGCTTACAAAGAGTTATGGTGTTAATCCTTTATTCAGGAATATTTCTTTCCATATCAATGAAGGTGATAAGATTGCGTTGATAGCCCGTAACGGGGTAGGTAAATCGACCTTACTGCGAATTTTAACCGGCCAGGAGACACCTGATTCGGGTAAACTGTTCATACATAAGGATGTTACTGTTGCGTTATTTGAGCAGGATCCCAAGTTTGATGAAAACAGGACTGTACTTGAGAATATATTTCATGTGAACCACCCGGTACTAAACGTGATCAGGGAGTATGAAGCGGCAGCCGAGGCGGAGGATGGTGAGGCGATGGCGGAGTTATTCGGAAAAATGGATGATCTGAATGCCTGGGAGTTTGAGGTGAAGGTAAAGCAGATCCTCAGCAAGCTGAATGTACATCATTTGCAGCAGAAGGTATCGGACCTGAGTGGTGGGCAGCGTAAGCGGGTGGCATTGGCGAAAACGCTGATAGATATAGGGTTTGAGCATAAGCATACGTTGCTTATGATGGATGAACCTACCAACCATCTTGATGTGGAGATGATAGAGTGGCTTGAAAACTATCTGAACCAGGAGAATGTTACGTTGCTGCTGGTAACGCACGACCGTTATTTTCTCGATGCGGTGAGTGAAGAGATCTGGGAGCTGGAACGGGAGAATCTTTATGTTTATACAGGTGATTACGAGACTTATATGGAGCGTAAGGCTGCGCGTATTGAGAGTGAGCAGGCCAGTATTGACAAGGCTAAGAACGAATACCGTAAAGAGCTGGAGTGGATGCGTAAGCAGCCTAAGGCGCGTACTACCAAGAGTAAGAGCCGCCAGGATAGTTTTTACGATGTAGAGGCCAGGGCCAAACAGAAGATCGAAGATGCGCAGGTGCAGCTACAAGTGAAGATGAGCCGTTTGGGAGGTAAGGTTATTGAAGCCAAGAAAGTTTACAAGAGCTATGGTGATCTGGCCATTTTAAAGGGTTTTGATCATACCTTCTCGAAAGGGGAAAGAGTTGGGGTGATAGGTAAGAACGGTGTTGGTAAGAGTACCTTTCTGAATATATTGCAGCAATTGGAGCCTGCGGACAGTGGTAAGATAAATGTGGGTGATACTATTGTGTTCGGTAACTTTTCGCAGCAGGGACTTGTAATAAAAGAAAACGTGCGTGTTATAGAATACGTGAAGAATATTGCAGAAAATTTTCCCCTTGCCAATGGCGGCAGTTTAAGTGCTGCGCAGTTCCTGGAGTTATTCCTGTTCACTCCTGACAAGCAATATACTTATGTGAATTCGCTGAGTGGTGGAGAGAAGAAAAGGCTGCAATTGTTGTCTGTTTTGTTTCAAAACCCGAATTTCCTCATACTGGATGAGCCTACCAATGACCTGGATTTGCCTACACTGGCGGTGCTGGAGAATTTCCTGAGTGAGTATAAGGGGTGTGTGCTTATTGTTAGTCATGACCGTTACTTTATGGACAGGCTTGTTGATCACCTGTTTGTTTTTGAGGGGGATGGCGTTGTAAGAGATTTTCCGGGCAACTATAGCAATTACCGGATCTGGCTTAAGGAAAATGACAAGAAGGAGAACAAGTGGCAGGTGCTGGAGGCGCATAAGAGCCAGGGGAAATCGCTTGAAGATGCTTCGGGCAAGCCTGTTAGTATAATGCCGGAAGCTGTGCCTGGTGCGGCAAAGAAGAAAGCAAGCTTTAAAGAAAAGCGTGAGTTTGAGTTGCTGGAAAAGGAGATGCCTGCATTGGAAACTGAAAAGGAGCAACTCACTGCGCAGATGGGAGCAGCGGGTTTATCGTTTGAGCAATTGAATCAATTAAGTGCCCGTATTGGTGAGATTACAGCGTTGTTGGAAGAGAAAGAATTGCGTTGGCTGGAATTAAGTGAATTAATGTAGTGATTTTCTTCTTTTACCGGTTTGTTAGGCCTAATTTTAGCATGTACCTGAACACCTTAATTATGAAAATGGCCGGCAATCAGAAATATGAAGAGCTGCACTTTGTAGACAGCACTAAAGCAGTCTGGAACTATTCTTTGTTTAGCGATGAAGACATCCGGAATTTTCAAAATGGCACTCACTATCGTTTATATCGTGTTTTTGGCAATAAGCAGCTGGAGGTGCTTGGTACCAACGGAACCTATTTCGCTGTATGGGCGCCTAATGCTACCAAGGTAACCGTTATCGGCAACTTCAACCATTGGGATAAAGATGCGCATCCTCTTTTTGTGCGGTTAGATAAGTCGGGGATCTGGGAAGGGTTTATTCCACATGTTAATCGCGGAGAGTCGTACAAATATCATATTCACGGATATAATGGTGTGCAGGTTGACAAGGGGGATCCTTTTGCTCATTTCTGGGAAAAGCGTCCACTTACTGCTTCTATTGCATGGCAACCTGAATACCAGTGGCAGGATCACAGCTGGATAAAAGAAAGGGAGAAGCATAATGCGCTTGATGCTCCTTTTTCTGTTTATGAGGTGCATTTAGCCAGTTGGATGCGTCCGGATAAATACAATGAAGAGCGTTATAACAGCTATGCGCAGATAACGGAGCTGCTGGTTCCTTATGTGAAAGAGATGGGTTTTACCCATGTTGAGTTTATGCCATTGATGGAGCATCCGTTCGATGGCAGCTGGGGGTACCAGGGTACTGGTTTTTTTGCTGCTACTTCCCGTTTTGGCAGTCCTGAAGATTGTATGGCCATGATTGATGCGTTGCACCGGGCTGGCATTGGTGTTATACTTGACTGGGTGCCTTCTCATTATCCTTATGATGCGCATGGTTTGTTTATGTTTGATGGTACGCATACTTATGAGTATGCGGATATGCGCAAGGGGTTTCATCCTGACTGGAATTCTTATGTATTCAACTATGAGCGGGGAGAGGTGAAGAGCTTTTTGATCAGCAGCGCGTGCTATTGGTGTGAGCAGTTTCATGCTGATGGTTTACGGGTTGATGCTGTGTCGTCTATGCTCCGGTTAGATTATAGCCGTTCTGAAGGGCAGTGGGAGCCTAACCGGTATGGGGGTAATGGTAATATAGAAGCCATTGCTTTTATCAAAGACTTAAATGAAACATTATACCGTGATTTTCCTGATGTGCAGGTTATTGCGGAAGAGGCCACTGACTGGCCGGGCATCAGCAAGCCTACGTTTGCGGGAGGTCTTGGGTTTGGGATGAAGTGGATGATGGGCTGGATGCATGATACGATCAATTATTTCAAGCGTGATCCGTATGTTCGTCCTCATTACCAGGATCAGCTGAGCTTTAGTATGATGTATTTCTACAACGAGAACTTCATGCTGCCGTTGAGTCATGATGAGGTGGTACATGGTAAAAGCCCGATGATCTATAAGATGCCGGGTGATGACTGGCAGAAGTTTGC
This window encodes:
- a CDS encoding NAD(P)-dependent oxidoreductase codes for the protein MKIALIGATGFVGANLLKEALQRGHEVTAIVRDPSKLTVTDQHLNIVKGDVNNVDDLAGLLKGHDLVLSAYNAGWTNPNLYADFLAGCKDIEAATVKSGVKRLIVIGGAGSLYINGAQLVDGPHFPEAFKPGATAARDYLNILKNNQELDWTFFSPAIEMHQGITTGRTGKYRLGTDEPVFDAHGKSILSGEDLAVAVIDEVENKQFLKKRFTAAY
- a CDS encoding Rrf2 family transcriptional regulator, producing the protein MNNARFQVSIHILTLLERAGNELLSSDYIAGSININPAIVRKEISNLKKYGFIDSKEGKNGGSTLARPARDILLSEIYMAVKPAALLGSNKNEPNPYCPVGRQINQHIGSLFAAAEAALVNELNQTSLAAFSGKFS
- a CDS encoding ABC-F family ATP-binding cassette domain-containing protein codes for the protein MHYVSAEGLTKSYGVNPLFRNISFHINEGDKIALIARNGVGKSTLLRILTGQETPDSGKLFIHKDVTVALFEQDPKFDENRTVLENIFHVNHPVLNVIREYEAAAEAEDGEAMAELFGKMDDLNAWEFEVKVKQILSKLNVHHLQQKVSDLSGGQRKRVALAKTLIDIGFEHKHTLLMMDEPTNHLDVEMIEWLENYLNQENVTLLLVTHDRYFLDAVSEEIWELERENLYVYTGDYETYMERKAARIESEQASIDKAKNEYRKELEWMRKQPKARTTKSKSRQDSFYDVEARAKQKIEDAQVQLQVKMSRLGGKVIEAKKVYKSYGDLAILKGFDHTFSKGERVGVIGKNGVGKSTFLNILQQLEPADSGKINVGDTIVFGNFSQQGLVIKENVRVIEYVKNIAENFPLANGGSLSAAQFLELFLFTPDKQYTYVNSLSGGEKKRLQLLSVLFQNPNFLILDEPTNDLDLPTLAVLENFLSEYKGCVLIVSHDRYFMDRLVDHLFVFEGDGVVRDFPGNYSNYRIWLKENDKKENKWQVLEAHKSQGKSLEDASGKPVSIMPEAVPGAAKKKASFKEKREFELLEKEMPALETEKEQLTAQMGAAGLSFEQLNQLSARIGEITALLEEKELRWLELSELM
- a CDS encoding 4-hydroxy-3-methylbut-2-enyl diphosphate reductase produces the protein MKQFNVPNIYRSGLISAIKQHRKQQDKLKKDFTPTLLDFGPVQIYLARHFGFCYGVENAIEIAFNTIDANPGKRIFLLSEMIHNPQVNADLQERGVQFLQDTYGRQLIPFDDITPNDVVIIPAFGTTLEIEALLESKGIPTHKYNTTCPFVEKVWNRSEQIAQKGYSIVVHGKPKHEETRATFSHASSHTPTIIINDMAEAKELAKYITGEKAPADFYEQFKGRYSKGFQAEKDLRRIGVVNQTTQLATDTQAIADFLKQEIRSHYQLDDTTIGERFADTRDTLCYATNDNQSAVAGMLETPADLAIVVGGYNSSNTSHLVELCEQRLPTYFIDSPEKIISREELLHCNWQTKETTLVKQFLPQSTPVRILITSGASCPDAVVEQVINKLVNFFDADKTVAAVEANFVN
- the glgB gene encoding 1,4-alpha-glucan branching protein GlgB, whose translation is MKMAGNQKYEELHFVDSTKAVWNYSLFSDEDIRNFQNGTHYRLYRVFGNKQLEVLGTNGTYFAVWAPNATKVTVIGNFNHWDKDAHPLFVRLDKSGIWEGFIPHVNRGESYKYHIHGYNGVQVDKGDPFAHFWEKRPLTASIAWQPEYQWQDHSWIKEREKHNALDAPFSVYEVHLASWMRPDKYNEERYNSYAQITELLVPYVKEMGFTHVEFMPLMEHPFDGSWGYQGTGFFAATSRFGSPEDCMAMIDALHRAGIGVILDWVPSHYPYDAHGLFMFDGTHTYEYADMRKGFHPDWNSYVFNYERGEVKSFLISSACYWCEQFHADGLRVDAVSSMLRLDYSRSEGQWEPNRYGGNGNIEAIAFIKDLNETLYRDFPDVQVIAEEATDWPGISKPTFAGGLGFGMKWMMGWMHDTINYFKRDPYVRPHYQDQLSFSMMYFYNENFMLPLSHDEVVHGKSPMIYKMPGDDWQKFANLRLLYSYMFTHPGGKLLFMGNEFAATSEWNYKTELQWELLQYVSHSGMKNCVQKLNELYRNEPALYELQFVPGGFEWVDLDHRDAAVVAYKRKGHMKDDDVLVILNMTPVVRWDWTLYVKGKEQWKEIFNSNDASFWGTGDVYNPDIEVTLVDEETDTYQLKVHLPALGAIVLK